A stretch of DNA from Nitrospirota bacterium:
TTTTTGGCTCATCCAGTATCATATCAGGCAGGACCATTGCGAGGGCATAGCCTTTCTCCGTATACATATCCGTTAATAAAGCCACATCCCTGTTTAGAGTTCTCTTACTTATGGTTGAGCCTACGGATGTCTTGAGTTTTTCTTTTAATTCCCCATCTGAGAACACCTTATTACCACTGAACTCTATGGAGGATATCTTGTAGGGTTCACCTTCCCTGACCTCGATAGTTATAAAAATGCTCTTTTTATCTTCTGAAAGCACTATATCGGGCTCAAAGACCTCTGCCTGAATGAATCCGTTGTCAAAGTAAAGGTCTTTTATTGTAGTAGTGTCTACCTCTATATTTGCCCTTTCGTATTTTCCACTGCCTGTTATGAAAGAAAACAGGCTTTTCTTGGATGTCTTCATGACCCTCTTTATCTTGCGTGTGGAGATAGCCTTGTTGCCCTTTATAGTTATTGTCTTGATTCTGACCTTATCTCCTTCCTCTATCTGATAGGTCAGCACCTGCCTATCCTCGTCTATCATTCTTATGACAGGCACCACCTTAGCAAGGGGATAGCCCTCTTTTTCATAAAGCTTCCTCAGCCTGTCGGCACCTTTCTGTATGAGCTCTATGTCAGAGGATGTTCCTGGAAGTATAGCCAGCTCTTCTTTGAGTTTTAAATCATCGAGCTCATAATTCCCTTGAAAGTCAACCCTGTGGATTCGTGGCTTTTCTAAGACTATATAGATAAGTTTAATGCCATCTTCGAGAGGCTCTAACTCAACCCTTACATCCTCGAAATTCCCCATCTCATAGATAGCCTTAATATCTTCGGATACCTCCTCATAGTCGAGAGTCTCTCCAACATCTTGGGTTATTCTTGCCCTGACTGCCGAGTCACGGACAGTCTTTAGCCCTCTGACCTCGAGCTCATTTACAATCGGAGATTCCTCCTCGGCATTTGCAGGTGGAGTCAAAAATGACAAAAAGATTAAAAAGATAAAAATTATTTTAAAGTTTAGCATGCCTGATTCTTTCAAACGCTTAGTATATCGCTCTTTTTGATATAATGTAAACAGGCGAATTATCTCATTTAAAAATTTTTATGAAAAGGGGAGACTAATTTAGATTTATTAATTTGGGGTTTCACCCCAAACCCCAGTTGCTTTTCCGAATTATTTTTAACCCTTCAGCCTCCTTCATTACACTGAAATTTTCTAAAGGGGTAAAGAGAGGGATTTTAGAAAAGGGGGATTAAAACTGAGATTCTGAAACAAGTTCAGAATGACCCCTATTTATCCCCTCCCTTGAGGGGAGGGGATTTAGGGGAGGGTGATTAAAAATATTTTTGTATCACTCTTTTATTTCACCCCTNNNNNNNNNNNNNNNNNNNNNNNNNNNNNNNNNNNNNNNNNNNTAACCCTCTCCCGCAAGGGGAGAGGGAAGTATTGAACAAACTCTCCCGCAAAGGAGAGAAGATGGATTCCGAACAAGTCGGAATGACGGAAAAAGAGGAGAATAATAGAGGAAACCATAGTTCACTTTTTTCTTGACAAATAGATTTCAATAGTTTATTATCTAACTATAGTTTATAGAAGGGAAATAAGGATTACACACTACCCCTCTTCTTAATAGAAAGAGTAAAGCAAAAGTAAAGGAAAAGTAAACAAGTAAACATGGGAATCTTTAAAAATCAATGGGTTATGAGACACCCCCCCCTCCCCAGTAAAGTAAACTTAGGAAGGGAAAAGGGAGAATGAACGATTGAACACTCACAAGGATGATAAACATATTGAATTAAAAGAGAAAACAGATGAATTTGCAGTTAAAGAATGAACATATAAAAAAAAGGGGTGGAAACGATTTCATTTCATCAGGATTTTTTTATGTGGGCAATGGGGAGGAAAACTTTTCGGATTAATGTATGTTATTATTTATGTATAATAAAATATACTTATCGTAAGGAGGGCAAATTGGAAGAGAAACTTACACATGAGGAGTTCCTAAAGAGGGCGATTCAGACCCTCAGGCGTGAAGGCTACAAGGGCATACACAGTGTGTATTCGGGGTTTAACGAGGCATTCAGGAAGTATTTCGAAGGACAAGACCCTGTGAAGGTAGTCAATAGCCTTGCCAAAGAGGGCAAGGTTACGGTGAGGCCTGTAAGAGGAGGCGTGATGCTTTACCTTCCAGAGGAATCCCCTGCGCCCTTGCAGACAGCCAAAGAGGCTTTAGAAAAGATGGGCTTATGAGGATTGGTATCTTTGGTGGCACATTCAACCCGATTCATTTTGGCCACCTGAGGGCAGTAGAAGAGGTAAGGCAGGCAGTGGACTTAGATAAGGTCTTTTTCATACCCTCTGGCTATCCTGCTCTTAAGACATGGGACCTCGAAGAGGCATCCCACAGGTATCGGATGACTGCCATTTCAGTGAAAGACAATCCATATTTTGAGGTTTTAGACATCGAATGCAGGGTTCCGGGCAGGTCCTATTCCGTAGATACCCTAAGTGAGCTTAATGCCCAATACCCTGATGAGGAGTTTTTTTTCATCTTAGGCATAGATGCCTTTATAGACCTTCCTGAGTGGAGAATGCCTGAGGAGATTATAGGGCTTTCTGAGTTTATTGTGATATCCCGTCCTCAATATAGTTTTATGGATGTCATTTCCTCGCCTTATCTTAATCCCGAGGCTGTTAAAGAGGGGCTTTTGAGGCTTGACGGAAAAGAGACTTCTATATTCAGGTCATCCCTTAGGAGCGGAAGAAGCATTATATTTACCTCCCTGACGCAAATGGACATATCGGCTACTGCTATAAGGAAGCTCTTGAGAGATGGTAAGTCGGTAAAATACCTATTGCCACAGGATGTGGAATCATATATAATTTCAAACGGGCTTTATTTAGCCCGAATCGAAAGAGGGCAAAAACCTGAAGGAGG
This window harbors:
- the nadD gene encoding nicotinate (nicotinamide) nucleotide adenylyltransferase codes for the protein MRIGIFGGTFNPIHFGHLRAVEEVRQAVDLDKVFFIPSGYPALKTWDLEEASHRYRMTAISVKDNPYFEVLDIECRVPGRSYSVDTLSELNAQYPDEEFFFILGIDAFIDLPEWRMPEEIIGLSEFIVISRPQYSFMDVISSPYLNPEAVKEGLLRLDGKETSIFRSSLRSGRSIIFTSLTQMDISATAIRKLLRDGKSVKYLLPQDVESYIISNGLYLARIERGQKPEGGSGLKQQKQSH